A region of Sulfuricella denitrificans skB26 DNA encodes the following proteins:
- a CDS encoding Maf family nucleotide pyrophosphatase gives MKLILASTSPYRRELLTRLKIPFEVCSPEVDETPLTGETPEQTAYRLAIAKAKAPAKSFPDSLIIGSDQVATLDGLQLGKPHTHENAVKQLTMMRGRSVVFHTALCLYNSRTGNSQAREIPFTVHFRKLTDAQIEHYLFKEQPYNCAGSAKSEGLGIALIEKMSGDDPNSLIGLPLIALIEMLENEGMPVI, from the coding sequence TTGAAACTGATATTAGCCTCCACCTCACCCTACCGACGTGAACTGCTGACGCGCCTGAAAATCCCCTTTGAGGTCTGCTCGCCTGAAGTGGACGAAACCCCCCTCACCGGTGAAACACCCGAGCAAACCGCCTACCGCCTGGCGATCGCCAAGGCCAAGGCACCCGCCAAGAGCTTCCCCGATTCACTGATCATCGGTTCCGACCAGGTTGCTACTCTGGACGGCCTTCAGCTTGGCAAGCCGCATACCCACGAAAACGCCGTCAAGCAACTCACCATGATGCGTGGGCGAAGCGTGGTGTTCCATACTGCGCTGTGCCTTTACAACAGTCGCACCGGCAACTCCCAGGCCAGGGAAATTCCTTTCACGGTGCATTTCCGCAAGCTGACCGATGCACAAATTGAACACTATTTGTTCAAGGAGCAGCCTTACAACTGTGCCGGCAGCGCTAAATCGGAAGGATTGGGCATTGCCCTGATCGAAAAAATGAGCGGTGACGATCCCAACTCTTTGATCGGCTTGCCGCTGATTGCCTTGATTGAAATGCTTGAAAACGAAGGCATGCCGGTAATCTAA
- a CDS encoding SAM-dependent methyltransferase encodes MATGTLYLIPTTLGESPLSSIIPEQVRNIAASLTVFVAENPKTARQYLKQLELATPLQDIEIFTLDKHTKPEQLELFLQPALAGKDLGLVSEAGCPAVADPGALLVRLAHKKGIKVVPLVGPSSILLALMASGMNGQAFAFHGYLPIQKAERCKRITELEKESAIRNQTQIFIETPYRNQALLEDLVQTCESGTELCVATDLTLASEKIDTRTAGAWRKGLPDINKKPTIFLLYRPRSN; translated from the coding sequence ATGGCCACTGGCACCCTCTACCTGATTCCTACCACGCTGGGAGAAAGTCCTCTTTCTTCGATTATCCCGGAGCAGGTTCGCAATATTGCGGCGTCGCTGACCGTTTTTGTCGCAGAAAACCCCAAAACCGCCCGGCAATACCTGAAACAGCTGGAACTTGCCACGCCACTTCAGGATATCGAGATATTTACCCTGGACAAGCACACCAAGCCGGAGCAATTGGAGTTGTTTCTCCAACCTGCGCTGGCAGGAAAAGATCTGGGACTGGTATCCGAAGCCGGCTGCCCGGCAGTTGCCGACCCCGGTGCGCTGCTGGTTCGACTGGCGCACAAGAAAGGGATCAAGGTAGTACCGCTGGTGGGACCCTCATCCATTTTGCTGGCGCTGATGGCATCCGGCATGAACGGACAGGCTTTCGCCTTTCATGGCTACCTGCCCATACAGAAAGCGGAACGTTGCAAAAGGATAACTGAACTGGAAAAAGAGTCGGCGATCAGAAACCAGACCCAGATTTTCATCGAAACGCCTTACCGCAATCAGGCGCTGCTGGAAGATCTGGTCCAGACTTGCGAATCCGGCACCGAACTGTGCGTTGCCACCGACCTGACCCTTGCCAGCGAGAAAATCGATACCCGCACAGCCGGCGCTTGGCGCAAGGGCCTGCCGGACATCAACAAGAAGCCGACGATTTTCCTGCTCTATCGTCCACGCTCAAACTAG
- a CDS encoding acetyl-CoA carboxylase biotin carboxylase subunit: MIKKILIANRGEIAVRIVRACSEMGIKSVAIYTDADRHALHVKKADESYNIGSDPVIGYLNAHNIVNLAVAAGCDALHPGYGFLSENPVLAEICAKRGIKFIGPSPKVIHRMGDKIQARQAMIDAGVPVIPGSEGNLANVKQAIELATGIGYPVMLKATNGGGGRGIRRCNSEEELVKNYDRVVSEATKAFGKPELFMEKCVVNPRHIEVQVIGDSFGSVIHLFERDCSIQRRNQKLIEIAPSPQLTRAQRDYIGKIAVQAARTVGYENAGTVEFLLDQDNQFYFMEMNTRLQVEHTVTETITGIDIVQEQIRIASGLPLQYKQEDVNYRGFAMEFRINAEDPKNDFLPSFGRITRYYAPGGPGVRTDAAMYTGYVIPPYYDSMCAKLTVWALTWEGVVERGKRALNDMVVYGVKTTIPYYQQILQHPDFRSGKFDTSFVEAHPELTNYTVRLPKEQLAAAISAAIAAHVGL; this comes from the coding sequence GTGATCAAGAAAATTCTTATTGCCAATCGTGGTGAAATCGCGGTCCGTATTGTACGCGCTTGCTCCGAAATGGGGATTAAATCCGTCGCCATCTATACGGATGCCGACCGACATGCCCTGCACGTCAAGAAGGCCGATGAATCATACAATATCGGCTCCGACCCGGTCATTGGCTACCTGAATGCACATAATATAGTCAATCTCGCTGTTGCGGCAGGTTGCGATGCGCTTCATCCCGGCTACGGCTTCCTTTCGGAAAATCCGGTTTTGGCAGAAATCTGCGCCAAGAGAGGCATCAAGTTCATCGGACCATCTCCAAAAGTAATCCACCGCATGGGCGACAAGATTCAGGCTCGGCAGGCAATGATCGATGCAGGCGTACCAGTAATTCCAGGCAGCGAAGGCAACTTGGCCAACGTCAAACAAGCAATTGAACTGGCCACCGGAATTGGCTACCCCGTCATGCTGAAAGCCACCAACGGCGGTGGTGGGCGTGGTATCCGCCGCTGCAACAGCGAAGAAGAACTGGTCAAGAATTATGACCGCGTTGTTTCCGAAGCCACCAAGGCATTCGGCAAGCCTGAGCTATTCATGGAAAAATGCGTGGTCAACCCGCGCCACATTGAAGTCCAGGTCATCGGAGACAGCTTCGGTAGCGTGATCCATCTGTTCGAACGCGATTGTTCGATCCAGCGCCGCAATCAGAAGTTGATCGAAATCGCGCCTTCCCCGCAACTGACCCGCGCCCAACGCGACTACATCGGCAAGATCGCTGTGCAGGCAGCCAGAACAGTCGGCTACGAAAACGCGGGTACGGTGGAGTTTCTGCTCGACCAGGACAATCAGTTCTACTTTATGGAAATGAATACCCGCCTGCAGGTAGAACACACTGTAACCGAAACCATTACCGGCATCGACATTGTCCAGGAGCAGATCCGTATCGCCAGTGGTCTGCCTCTGCAGTACAAGCAGGAAGACGTGAATTATCGTGGCTTCGCCATGGAATTCCGCATCAATGCGGAAGATCCGAAAAACGATTTTCTCCCTAGCTTCGGCCGCATCACCCGCTACTATGCTCCCGGCGGTCCCGGCGTACGCACCGATGCAGCTATGTATACCGGCTACGTGATCCCGCCCTATTATGATTCGATGTGCGCCAAGCTTACGGTCTGGGCGCTGACTTGGGAAGGCGTAGTCGAACGTGGGAAACGCGCCCTGAACGACATGGTGGTTTATGGTGTTAAAACCACCATTCCTTATTACCAGCAGATTTTGCAGCATCCGGATTTTCGTAGCGGCAAGTTCGACACCAGCTTCGTCGAAGCTCACCCTGAACTGACCAATTACACGGTGCGACTGCCCAAGGAACAGCTTGCGGCAGCCATTTCGGCAGCAATCGCGGCCCATGTGGGACTTTGA
- the oadA gene encoding sodium-extruding oxaloacetate decarboxylase subunit alpha: MAKVFISDLVLRDGHQSLIATRMRTEDMLPICARLDSVGFWSLEAWGGATFDACVRFLREDPWDRLKKLRKALPNTRIQMLLRGQNLLGYRNYSDDVVRAFVKKSADNGVDVFRIFDAMNDLRNLRVSIEAVKASGKIAEGAISYTTSPVHNIPYFVNLAKEFEAMGCDTLAIKDMAGLLTPTTTAELVKAIAAVVKMPIHMHSHATSGLSAMCLLRAVENGATILDTCNSSFGEGASHTSTESMVAALAGTEYDTGLSLPLLQEITAYFRETRKKYWQFESEFTGVDTRVLVNQVPGGMISNLSNQLKEQGALNRMDEVLAEIPRVREDLGFPPLVTPTSQIVGTQAVLNVLTGERYKSVTTEVKNYLQGRYGKAPGEVNAQVRSIAIGDAEVISCRPADFLEDEMDKLLGEIEGIAKSEEDLLTYAMFPELARTFLQERAAGTLKPEQLLPAGSNLSCGPFYAPNEFNVSLHGETYHIHISGSGHPGEEQRSFFVSVDGVPEELIVEALSEIEVFGGTGGVVSGGSAKTKESSGKSSGGKRPRPTRQGHVTTAMPGAIVDVLVEIGKKVNAGDPVLVIEAMKMENEIQAPISGTVISVWVAKGDTVTPDEALMEIQPE; this comes from the coding sequence ATGGCTAAAGTTTTCATCAGCGATCTGGTACTGCGCGACGGGCATCAATCCCTGATTGCGACCCGCATGCGCACTGAAGATATGCTGCCGATCTGTGCCAGGTTGGACAGTGTGGGTTTCTGGTCACTGGAAGCTTGGGGTGGCGCGACATTCGACGCCTGCGTACGTTTTCTGCGCGAAGATCCGTGGGATCGCCTGAAGAAACTGCGAAAGGCACTACCCAATACCCGAATCCAGATGCTGCTTCGCGGCCAGAATCTGCTCGGCTACCGCAATTATTCAGATGACGTGGTGCGCGCCTTCGTAAAAAAATCGGCCGACAACGGTGTGGATGTGTTCCGTATTTTTGACGCCATGAACGACCTGAGAAACCTGCGTGTTTCCATCGAGGCGGTAAAAGCCAGCGGCAAGATCGCCGAAGGTGCGATCAGCTACACTACGAGCCCAGTGCACAACATCCCCTATTTCGTCAATTTGGCCAAGGAATTTGAAGCGATGGGCTGTGATACCCTCGCTATCAAGGACATGGCCGGCCTCCTTACCCCCACCACCACAGCAGAGTTGGTCAAAGCGATTGCCGCTGTGGTAAAGATGCCTATCCACATGCACAGCCACGCAACATCTGGCCTGTCGGCGATGTGCCTCCTGCGCGCGGTAGAAAATGGCGCAACTATCCTGGATACCTGTAACTCCTCTTTTGGCGAAGGTGCCAGCCATACTTCCACGGAAAGCATGGTCGCAGCGCTGGCCGGTACCGAATACGACACCGGTTTGAGCCTGCCACTGCTCCAGGAAATCACCGCTTATTTTCGCGAGACCCGCAAAAAATACTGGCAGTTCGAAAGCGAATTCACGGGCGTGGATACCCGGGTGCTGGTGAATCAGGTTCCCGGCGGCATGATTTCCAACTTGTCCAACCAATTGAAGGAACAGGGCGCTCTCAACCGCATGGATGAAGTGCTGGCGGAAATTCCTCGGGTACGTGAAGATCTGGGCTTTCCTCCGCTAGTCACACCGACATCACAGATCGTCGGCACCCAGGCAGTCTTGAATGTGCTAACCGGCGAACGATACAAATCCGTCACTACCGAAGTAAAGAACTATCTGCAAGGCCGCTACGGCAAGGCTCCAGGAGAGGTCAATGCACAGGTGCGCAGCATCGCCATCGGCGACGCGGAAGTCATCTCCTGCCGTCCAGCCGATTTTCTGGAAGATGAGATGGACAAGCTGCTTGGCGAGATCGAAGGCATCGCCAAGAGTGAGGAGGACTTGCTGACCTATGCCATGTTCCCGGAACTGGCCCGCACCTTCCTGCAGGAACGCGCAGCCGGCACGCTCAAACCGGAGCAACTCCTGCCTGCCGGCAGCAATCTTTCCTGCGGTCCGTTTTATGCGCCGAATGAATTCAATGTTTCGCTGCACGGCGAAACCTACCATATCCACATTAGCGGCTCCGGCCATCCCGGCGAGGAACAGCGCTCCTTCTTCGTTTCCGTCGATGGTGTGCCAGAAGAACTGATCGTCGAGGCTCTGAGCGAAATTGAGGTATTCGGTGGCACCGGCGGTGTGGTGTCCGGCGGCAGCGCCAAGACCAAGGAAAGTAGCGGCAAGAGCAGCGGCGGAAAACGCCCCCGCCCCACGCGCCAAGGGCACGTCACCACTGCTATGCCAGGTGCCATCGTCGACGTGCTGGTTGAGATCGGCAAAAAGGTCAATGCCGGCGACCCGGTACTGGTAATCGAGGCGATGAAAATGGAAAACGAAATCCAGGCACCGATCAGCGGCACGGTCATCAGTGTCTGGGTGGCCAAGGGTGACACCGTCACGCCTGACGAAGCGCTGATGGAAATACAACCGGAATAA